From Salarias fasciatus chromosome 5, fSalaFa1.1, whole genome shotgun sequence, a single genomic window includes:
- the LOC115389323 gene encoding myosin heavy chain, fast skeletal muscle-like produces the protein MSSDPEMECFGPAAVYLRKPEKERLEAQNTPFDAKTAYFVTEPSEMYLKGKLTKREGGKATVETLTGKTLTVKEDEIFPMNPPKFDKIEDMAMMTHLSEPAVLYNLKERYAAWMIYTYSGLFCVTVNPYKWLPVYDAVVVAGYRGKKRIEAPPHIFSISDNAYQFMLQDRENQSILITGESGAGKTVNTKRVIQYFATIAVASGKKAEAVSGKMQGSLEDQIIAANPLLEAYGNAKTVRNDNSSRFGKFIRIHFGSTGKLASADIETYLLEKSRVTFQLSAERSYHIFYQLTTGHKPELIEALLITTNPYDYPMISQGEITVKSIDDIEEFIATDTAIDILGFNSEEKASMYKLTGAVMHHGNMKFKQKQREEQAEPDGTEVADKIAYLMGLNSADLLKALCYPRVKVGNEFVTKGQTVPQVNNAVSALCKSVYEKMFLWMVVRINEMLDTKQPRSFFIGVLDIAGFEIFDFNSLEQLCINFTNEKLQQFFNHHMFVLEQEEYKKEGIEWEFIDFGMDLAACIELIEKPMGIFSILEEECMFPKATDTTFKNKLYDQHLGKSAPFQKPKPAKGKAEAHFALVHYAGTVDYNVMGWLDKNKDPLNDSVVQLYQKSSVKLLALLYASHAAADAEGGGKKGGKKKGGSFQTVSALFRENLGKLMTNLRSTHPHFVRCLIPNESKTPGLMENFLVIHQLRCNGVLEGIRICRKGFPSRILYGDFKQRYKVLNASVIPEGQFIDNKKASEKLLGSIDVDHTQYKFGHTKVFFKAGLLGFLEEMRDEKLAILVTMTQALCRGFLMRREFVKMMERREAIYSIQYNIRSFMNVKTWPWMKLYFKIKPLLKSAETEKEMAQMKEDFEKTKEELAKALAKKKELEEKMVSLLQEKNDLQLQIASEGENLADAEERCEGLIKAKIQLEAKVKETSERLEDEEEINAELTAKKRKLEDECSELKKDIDDLELTLAKVEKEKHATENKVKNLVEEMASLDETIAKLTKEKKALQEAHQQTLDDLQAEEDKVNTLTKAKTKLEQQVDDLEGSLEQEKKLRMDLERAKRKLEGDLKLAHETIMDLENDKQQSDEKLKKKDFETSQLISKIEDEQSLSAQLQKKIKELQARIEELEEEIEAERAARAKVEKQRSDLSRELEEISERLEEAGGATSVQIEMNKKREAEFQKLRRDLEESTLQHEATAAALRKKQADSVAELGEQLDNLQRVKQKLEKEKSEYKMEIDDLSSNMESVAKSKANLEKMCRTLEDQLSEMKTKNEEHVRQLNDIGVQRARLQTENGEFSRQLEEKEALISQLTRSKQAFTQQIEELKRHVEEEVKAKNALAHAVQSARHDCDLLREQYEEEQEAKAELQRSMSKANSEVAQWRTKYETDAIQRTEELEEAKKKLAQRLQDAEESIEAVNAKCASLEKTKQRLHGEVEDLMIDVERANALAATLDKKQRNFDKVLAEWKQKYEESQAELEGAQKEARSLSTEMFKLKNSYEEALDHLETLKRENKNLQQEISDLTEQIGESGKTIHELEKGKKTVETEKSELQTSLEEAEATLEHEESKILRIQLELTQVKSEIDRKLAEKDEEIEQIKRNSQRVIESMQTTLDAEVRSRNDALRIKKKMEGDLNEMEIQLSHANRQAAEAQKQLRNVQGQLKDAQLHLDEAIRGQEEMKEQVAMVERRNNLMMAEIEELRVALEQTDRSRKIAEQELVDASERVTLLHSQNTSLINTKKKLEADLIQVQGEVEDSVQEARNAEEKAKKAITDAAMMAEELKKEQDTSAHLERMKKNLEVTVKDLQHRLDEAENLAMKGGKKQLQKLEARVRELEGEVDAEQKRGADAIKGVRKYERRVKELTYQTEEDKKNIARLQDLVDKLQLKVKSYKRQAEEAEEQANSHLTRYRKVQHEMEEAQERADIAESQVNKLRAKSREMVKTKDEE, from the exons ATGAGTTCGGACCCGGAAATGGAGTGTTTTGGCCCGGCGGCCGTATACCTCCGGAAGCCAGAAAAAGAGCGGCTTGAAGCTCAAAACACTCCATTTGATGCTAAAACCGCCTATTTTGTCACTGAACCAAGCGAGATGTACCTCAAGGGGAAACTTACCAAGAGAGAGGGCGGCAAAGCCACCGTGGAGACGCTCACTGGGAAG ACTTTGACGGTGAAGGAGGATGAAATCTTCCCCATGAACCCGCCGAAGTTTGACAAGATTGAGGACATGGCCATGATGACCCACCTCAGTGAGCCCGCTGTGCTGTACAACCTCAAAGAGCGCTATGCAGCATGGATGATCTAC ACCTACTCTGGGCTGTTCTGCGTCACTGTGAACCCCTACAAGTGGCTCCCAGTGTACGATGCCGTGGTTGTTGCTGGATACAGAGGCAAGAAGAGGATTGAGGCTCCCCCCCACATCTTCTCCATCTCTGATAACGCCTATCAGTTCATGCTCCAAG ATAGAGAAAATCAGTCCATCCTGATTAC CGGAGAATCTGGTGCAGGAAAGACTGTCAACACCAAACGTGTGATCCAGTACTTTGCAACAATCGCAGTTGCTTCAGGCAAGAAAGCCGAGGCTGTTAGTGGAAAAATGCAG GGGTCCCTGGAAGATCAAATCATTGCAGCCAACCCCCTGCTGGAAGCTTATGGCAATGCCAAGACTGTGAGGAATGACAACTCTTCTCGATTT GGGAAATTCATCAGAATTCACTTCGGGTCAACTGGAAAGCTGGCTTCAGCTGATATTGAAACat ATCTGCTGGAGAAGTCTCGGGTGACCTTCCAGCTGTCTGCTGAGAGGAGCTATCACATCTTCTACCAGCTCACAACAGGCCACAAGCCTGAGCTGATAG aggcTCTTCTGATCACCACCAACCCTTATGACTATCCCATGATCAGTCAGGGTGAAATCACCGTCAAGAGTATTGATGACATTGAAGAATTCATTGCCACTGAT ACTGCTATCGACATCCTGGGCTTCAATTCAGAAGAAAAGGCGAGCATGTATAAGCTGACTGGAGCTGTGATGCATCACGGAAACATGAAGTTCAAGCAGAAGCAGCGAGAGGAGCAGGCTGAGCCCGATGGCACTGAGG TGGCTGATAAAATCGCATACCTCATGGGCCTGAACTCTGCTGACCTGCTGAAAGCCCTGTGCTACCCTCGAGTGAAGGTTGGGAACGAGTTTGTGACCAAAGGGCAAACTGTTCCTCAG GTCAACAATGCGGTCTCAGCTCTCTGCAAGTCTGTCTATGAGAAGATGTTCTTGTGGATGGTGGTCAGAATCAATGAGATGCTGGATACCAAACAGCCAAGAAGCTTCTTTATTGGTGTCCTGGACATCGCTGGCTTTGAAATCTTTGAT TTCAACAGCTTGGAGCAGCTGTGCATCAACTTCACCAATGAAAAACTGCAACAGTTCTTCAACCACCACATGTTTGTCCTGGAGCAAGAAGAGTACAAGAAAGAGGGAATTGAATGGGAGTTTATTGACTTTGGTATGGACTTGGCTGCTTGCATTGAGCTTATCGAGAAG CCAATGGGCATCTTCTCCATCCTAGAAGAGGAGTGCATGTTCCCCAAGGCTACAGACACAACCTTCAAGAACAAACTGTATGATCAGCATCTTGGAAAAAGTGCCCCCTTCCAGAAACCAAAACCTGCCAAAGGCAAGGCTGAGGCGCATTTCGCTCTGGTGCACTATGCTGGCACTGTTGACTACAACGTTATGGGCTGGCTGGACAAGAACAAGGACCCCCTGAATGACTCCGTGGTTCAGCTCTACCAGAAGTCTTCAGTCAAGCTGTTGGCCTTGCTTTATGCTTCTCATGCCGCAGCAGACG CTGAGGGAGGTGGCAAAAAAGGCGGCAAGAAAAAGGGTGGCTCTTTCCAGACAGTGTCTGCTCTGTTCAGG gaGAATTTGGGCAAGCTGATGACCAATCTAAGGAGCACCCACCCTCATTTCGTGCGCTGCTTGATTCCAAATGAATCAAAAACACCTG GTCTGATGGAGAACTTCCTGGTCATCCACCAGCTGAGGTGTAACGGTGTGCTGGAAGGCATCAGGATCTGCAGGAAAGGCTTCCCCAGCAGAATCCTCTACGGTGACTTCAAGCAGAG ATACAAAGTCCTGAATGCCAGTGTCATCCCCGAGGGGCAGTTCATCGACAATAAGAAGGCCTCAGAGAAACTGCTGGGCTCCATTGACGTCGATCATACTCAGTACAAATTTGGACACACTAAG GTGTTCTTCAAAGCTGGTCTGCTGGGATttctggaggagatgagagatGAAAAACTTGCTATCCTGGTCACAATGACTCAGGCTCTGTGCAGAGGTTTCCTCATGAGAAGAGAGTTTGTCAAGATGATGGAGCGCAG AGAGGCAATTTACTCGATTCAGTACAACATTCGCTCGTTCATGAACGTCAAAACGTGGCCATGGATGAAGCTGTACTTCAAGATCAAGCCTCTGCTGAAGAGTGCAGAGACTGAGAAGGAGATGGCTCAAATGAAAGAGGACTTTGAAAAGACCAAAGAGGAGCTGGCAAAGGCTCTCGCCAAGAAGAAGGAACTAGAGGAGAAGATGgtttctctgctgcaggagaagaatGACTTGCAACTCCAAATCGCATCT GAAGGTGAAAACCTCGCTGATGCAGAGGAAAGGTGTGAGGGCCTCATCAAAGCAAAAATCCAACTGGAGGCTAAAGTCAAAGAGACAAGTGAGCggctggaggatgaggaggaaataAATGCTGAACTGACTGCAaagaagaggaagctggaggacgaGTGCTCTGAGCTGAAGAAAGACATCGATGACTTGGAGCTCACCCTGGCCAAAGTGGAGAAGGAGAAACATGCCACCGAGAACAAG GTTAAAAAcctggttgaagaaatggcttCCCTTGATGAGACCATTGCCAAGTTAACCAAAGAGAAGAAAGCCCTCCAAGAGGCCCATCAGCAGACCCTCGATGATCTGCAGGCAGAGGAAGACAAAGTCAACACTCTGACCAAAGCCAAGACCAAGCTGGAGCAGCAAGTGGACGAC CTTGAAGGTTCCTTGGAGCAAGAAAAGAAGCTTCGCATGGACCTTGAGCGAGCTAAAAGAAAGCTTGAAGGTGATCTTAAACTGGCCCACGAAACCATCATGGACCTGGAGAATGACAAGCAGCAGTCTGACGAGAAATTAAAGAA GAAGGACTTTGAAACGAGCCAGCTTATCAGTAAAATAGAGGATGAACAATCCCTGAGTGCTCAGCTACAAAAGAAGATCAAAGAACTTCAG GCTCGCattgaggagctggaggaggagatcgaGGCCGAGAGAGCAGCTCGGGCCAAGGTGGAGAAGCAAAGGTCTGACCTCTCCAGGGAACTGGAGGAGATCAGCGAGAGGCTcgaagaagctggaggagcaaCGTCTGTCCAGATCGAGATGAACAAGAAGCGCGAGGCCGAGTTTCAGAAGCTGCGCCGTGATCTTGAAGAATCCACCCTGCAGCACGaggccaccgccgccgctctccgcaAGAAGCAGGCCGACAGTGTGGCAGAGCTGGGGGAGCAGCTTGATAACCTCCAGAGGGTCaagcagaagctggagaaagagaaaagcgaATACAAGATGGAGATTGATGATCTCAGCAGCAACATGGAGTCTGTTGCTAAATCAAAG GCAAATTTGGAGAAAATGTGTCGCACTCTTGAAGATCAGTTAAGTGAGATGAAGACAAAGAATGAAGAACACGTCCGACAGCTTAACGACATTGGGGTACAAAGGGCAAGGCTGCAAACAGAAAATg GTGAATTCAGTCGCCAGCTGGAGGAAAAAGAAGCCCTCATCTCTCAGCTGACTAGAAGCAAGCAGGCTTTCACTCAGCAGATCGAGGAGCTCAAGAGACATGTTGAAGAGGAAGTTAAA GCGAAGAACGCCCTGGCTCACGCCGTCCAGTCGGCTCGTCATGACTGTGACCTGCTCAGAGAGCAGtacgaggaggagcaggaggccaaAGCTGAGCTGCAGCGCTCAATGTCCAAGGCCAACAGCGAAGTGGCTCAGTGGAGAACCAAATATGAGACTGATGCCATTCAGCGCACCGAGGAACTGGAGGAAGCAAA GAAAAAGCTCGCCCAGCGCCTTCAGGATGCAGAGGAGTCCATCGAGGCTGTGAATGCAAAATGTGCCTCTCTGGAAAAAACCAAACAGAGGCTGCATGGTGAAGTGGAGGACCTGATGATCGATGTGGAGAGAGCAAACGCACTCGCTGCCACTCTGGACAAGAAGCAGAGGAACTTTGACAAG GTTCTTGCAGAGTGGAAACAGAAGTACGAAGAGAgccaggctgagctggagggAGCTCAGAAGGAGGCTCGATCTCTCAGCACTGAAATGTTCAAGCTGAAAAATTCATATGAAGAAGCTCTGGATCacctggagactctgaagaGGGAGAATAAGAATCTGCAAc AGGAGATCTCAGATCTAACTGAGCAAATCGGTGAGAGTGGAAAAACCATCCATGAACTGGAGAAAGGGAAAAAGACTGTGGAGACAGAGAAGTCTGAACTCCAGACTTCACTTGAGGAGGCAGAG GCCACCCTGGAGCACGAGGAATCAAAGATTCTCCGCATTCAGCTTGAACTCACACAAGTCAAGAGTGAAATCGACAGGAAACTTGCAGAAAAGGATGAGGAGATTGAACAGATCaagaggaacagccagagggTGATTGAGTCCATGCAGACCACTCTGGATGCTGAGGTCAGGAGCAGGAACGACGCCCTGAGAATCaagaagaagatggagggaGACCTCAACGAGATGGAGATCCAGCTGAGCCACGCCAACCGCCAGGCCGCTGAAGCCCAGAAACAGCTGAGGAACGTGCAGGGACAGCTCAAG GATGCCCAGCTGCACCTGGATGAAGCCATCAGAGGCCAAGAAGAAATGAAGGAGCAGGTCGCGATGGTGGAGCGCAGGAACAACCTGATGATGGCTGAGATCGAGGAGCTGAGagttgctctggagcagaccGACAGGAGCCGCAAAATAGCAGAGCAGGAGCTGGTGGATGCCAGCGAGCGTGTGACTCTGCTGCACTCTCAG AATACCAGCCTGATCAACAccaagaagaagctggaggctgACCTCATACAGGTCCAGGGTGAAGTGGAGGATTCTGTCCAGGAAGca